Part of the Kitasatospora sp. NBC_01266 genome, TGCTCGGGCGGGCCCTGCTGGCGGGGGACTACCCGCGGGCGCTGGAGCTGCTGCGGGACTCCGGCTCCCCGGAGGGCCGGCTCTGCGCGGACTTCGAGGGCGAGCCCGAGGCGTTCTTCGCGGGCCTGGACCAGCGCCGGATCGCCTTCTACCTCTCCTCGCACGCCTCCGACGAGTGGAACGCCCAGGTGCGCGCGCTGGTCGCGGGGAGCGCCGCCGGTGACCTGGTCGAGGAGGTGCGCGACGGCATCCCGTACGTCTTCGTCCGGCGCCCGGGCGCCGCGCTGGAGGTGCTGCGCCGGGGTGCGGCACTGCGCTGCCGCAGCTACCGGTGGCGGGACGGCGCGATGGTGGAGTCCGAGTCGGCCCGCCCGCCCGTGGTGCAGACCCAGCTGCGGGTCGGCGAGGTCGGACCGGACGAGCTGGCGGCGGGCGCCGAGGCCTGGCGCTGCACGCTGTCGTTCTTCCTGCCCAGCGGCGCCTACGCGACCACCGCGATCACCCAGTTCTTCCACGCCCTGCCGGAGCCGGTGTGAGTACCGGGACGCGGGACCTGGCGGGGACCGCCGCCGAACTCGCGGCCGGCGCCGACCTGTTGATCGAGGGCGGCGACCGGCTGCACGGCGAGGTGCGGGTCGCCGGCTTCAAGCACGCCCTGGTCACCGTGGTGGCGGCGGCCGTGGTGGGCCGTGCCCCGCTGACCGTCGCCAACTGCCCGGAGATCGAGGAGACCCGGGTCCTGGGCGAGCTGCTGCGGCGCGCCGGCGGCCGGGCCGACTACCAGGACGGCAGCTTCACGCTGGACCTGGCCGGGCTGCGCGACCTGCCGCTCGACCCCGAACTGGTCCGCCGCATCCACGGCGCGGCCTATCTGCTGCCCGGGCTGCTGGCCCGCTTCGGCCGGGTGCACCTGCCCGCCTCCGGCGGCTGCCGGATCGGCGACAGCCCGTCCGGCAGCCGCCCGGTCCAGCAGTACGCCGACGTCCTGGCCCGGTTCGGCGCCCGCGTCCAGCTGGCCGAGGACGGCGCGTTGACGGTCCGCGCCGACAAGCTGGTGGGCTGCGAGATCGACCTGCGGGACTTCATGGCGGACCCGGTGCTGCTCAGCGGCCCGCTCTACTCGGGGGCCACCAAGACGGCGATCCTGGCGGCCGCCGCGGCGCACGGGACCACCCGGTTGCGCCACCCCTACCCCAAGCCCGATGTCACCGAGCTGGTCCAGGTGCTGCAGGCCATGGGCTGGTCGATCACCCGGCCGAGCGCGACCGAGCTGGTGATCGAGGGGCGCCCCGACCGCGGTGACGCCAGGCCCGTCGAACACACCCTGGTCAGCGACCTGATCGAGGTCGTCACCTGGGCCACGGCCGCTGTCGTCACCGGCGGCGAGATCCGGTTGACCGGTCTGACCAGCGCCTCGCTGGCGGCCGGACTGGCACCGGAGATCAAGGTCGGCCGCCGCCTCGGTCTGCGCTGGGAGGCGGACGGCGCGGACGCGGTCGTCCTCCACCCCGACCCGCCCACCCGCCCGGTGGACGTCACGGTGGCCTCCCACGGCATCTACAGCGACAGCCAGCCCTTCCTGATGCTGCTGGCCACCCTCGCGCCGGGCGTCTCCCGGATCCGGGAGACCGTCTGGCAGGGCAGGTTCGCCCACCTGCCGGAGTTCAACCGCCTCGGCACCCGCATCGACCTGCGGGGCAGCGAGGCGCGGATCACCGGTGGACACCCGCCCGTGCGGCCCGCCGACCCGCTGCGGGCCGTCGACCTGCGCGGCGCTGCCGCACTGCTGCTGGCCGCGCTGCGCCCGGCCGGCCAGACCCGGCTGACCGGGGTCCACCACCTCGCCCGCGGCTACCAGGACCTCGTGGGCGACCTGCGACGCCTGGGCGCGCGGATCGAGACCGACCACCAGCCCCACTCGTGACAAGGACAGCCATGCCCGACGAACAGGGAACCGAGCAGCACGTCACGCGTACCCCCGGCCCCCCGCGCGTCCTGGTCATCTGGCCGCCCCAGGTGCTCAGTTACTTCAACGCCGGCCACCACCTGGCGCTCTACCAGGTCGCCGGACACCTCCGCGCCAAGCTGCCGGACGCCGAGGTGCGCGTCTGCGACGCCACCGTGCAGCGGCTGACCTGGAAGGACATCGGCGACGACCTGTACCAGCGGCAGTACGACGTGATCGCCGTGATGAACGACCTCGACGGCATCGACGGGCTGCGCCGCTTCCTGACCTACGCCAAGGAGCTCAGCCCCGGCTCGCGCACCGTCACCTTCGGGCGGCTCAGCGGGATGAACCCCGGGTTCTTCCAGCAGTACGACCTGGACGCCATCGTCCACCGCGGCGACTTCGAGCCCGGCGTCCACGCGGCGGTCACCGCCTTCCTCGACGGCGACGGCGAAGGCGACCGTGAAGGCGACCGTGACGGCACTGGCGACGGCAATGGCGACGGTGGCCGGGCCGGTTCGCTGCCCGGCGTGCACCGGCGCCTGGCCGGGCGCTGGATCGAGACCGACCGGCCCGGCCTCTTCCTCGAACCCGAGGAGTGGGTGCTGCCCGGCCCCGACGAGATCCCGTACGACCGCTACGACGAGACCTACGGGAACGACGCCAACAAGTTCTGCGGCATCCCCAAGCGCCGCGAACTCGTCGTGCCGGCCGCCCGCGGCTGCCCGATCGGCTGCTCCTACTGCGAGGTCCACCCGATCTTCGGCAAGCGCGAACGGCGCCTGTCGGTCGACCGGGTCCTGCGGTACATCGAGGACTCCTTCGCCGAATCCCCCTTCGAGTACGTGGCGTTCTACGCGCCCACCTTCACGCTGGACCGCCCGTGGGTCATGGAACTCTGCGAGCGCCTGATCGCCCAGGGCTCCCGCTACCCGTGGAAGTGCGCCACCACCATGCACCACCTGGACGCCGAACTGGTCCGGCAGATGGGCCGGTCCGGCTGCGTGCGGGTCAGTGTCGGCCTGGAGACCCTGGAACCCGCCGGCCGCGGCGCCCTGCCACGGGCCAAGCACCAGGACGAGACCGACCTGGACGAGCTCTCCGGCTGGTGCGCGGCGGCCGGCGTGGAGCTGAACTGCTTCGTCATCGCCGGCCTGCCGGGCACCTCGGTGGCCGGCGCCCAGCAGACCATCGCCACCGTGCACAGCCTCGGCGGACGGGCCCGCCCCACCGTCTACTGCCCCACCGAGAAGATGCGGCCCGATCTGACGGAGAGCCAGATGGCTGGCTACAACCGGCAGTTGTTCGTCCCGGGCTCGCACGACCTGACGCCCGGGGAACTGCACGACGCCTACGGCCTGGTCTTCGGCCACCAGCCCGACCAGACCACCGTCTTCCGCCGGATCCCGCAGCACGAGCCGTCCAGCCCCCGCGTCGACACCGCGCCGCGGCCGAGCACATCGGAGCCCTCATGAACCGCGACACCGCCCGGGCGGAGCACCAGCCGGACGCCCCGTTCGCCCGGCCCGGCGGCGGCCTGTTCCGCAGCACCCGGGTCCGCCGGCCCGGCGAGGTCAACCTGAAGAGCTGCGGCCTGCTGCACCCGCGCGCCGCCGCCTTCCACGCCGCGACCCTGGGCCGGATCGACCCGGTCGAGATCCTCACCTACCCGGTCTACGACGACACCTACGCGCTGGTCGCCGACCACCTCCAGGTCAGCACCGACACCCTGGTGCTCACCCCGGGCTCCGACCCCGGCCTCGGCATGCTGCTGCGGGCCTTCCCCGAGGCCCGCCGGATCGTCATCCACACGCCCAACTTCGGCGGTTGGACGAAGTTCGCCCGGATCGCCGACCGGACCCTGGACCCGGTGGGCCCCGACCCCGCCACGGGCCTGTTCCGCCCCGCCGACCTGCTGGACCGGCTGCGCCAGGGGCCGCCCGCCTTCGTCGTGGTCACCCTGCCGCACAGCTACACCGGCCAGCTCCACGAGGCCGCGGAACTCCGGGCGCTGGCCGACGGCGTGGGGGAGCACGGCAGCCTGCTGGTCCTGGACACCGCCTACCTGGCCTTCACCGAGGGCGGCGAGGAGCTGGTGCGCGGCCTGGTCGGCCTGCCGCACGTGGCGCGGGTCAACAGCTTCTCCAAGAGCCACGGCCTGTCCGGGGCCCGGGTCGCCGCTCTCGCCCTGCACCCCGACCAGGCCGACCGGCTGTTCGACCTCGACCCGGAGGCGCCGGTCTCCGGGGTCTCGCTGGCGCTGCTGCGCGCCGCGCTGGGCGCGCCCGAGCTGTTCACCGAGGTCCAGGCCGAGGTGCGCCGGTTGCGCGACGTCTTCGGGACGCTCGTCGAGCAGGCCCTGCCCGGCTGGCGGGCCCGCCCCAGCGGCGGCAACTTCGTCACCTTCGACGTCCCGGAGCCGGCCCTGGCCGCGAGCGCCTTCGCCTTCCTGCACAAGCACGGCTACGTCACCCGCGACCTCTCGGAACTGCCCGGACTGCCGGCCGCGCTGCGCATCGCGGTCAGCGACGAGGAGACC contains:
- the truD gene encoding tRNA pseudouridine(13) synthase TruD, yielding MPILKSIISDFRVSESMAVAVSDPGPDTYHYLRLHKSGRTTFEAVDAVAEVCGIARADIGYAGLKDEDGVTDQFLTVAGQVPADRIEAFNTAHGHGSAPGSSVMRLRHHGHGEHPLHPGELDGNSFRVVARGLTREQAERLGACRGRQTFHFVNYYDTQRFGVPDGPKQTHLLGRALLAGDYPRALELLRDSGSPEGRLCADFEGEPEAFFAGLDQRRIAFYLSSHASDEWNAQVRALVAGSAAGDLVEEVRDGIPYVFVRRPGAALEVLRRGAALRCRSYRWRDGAMVESESARPPVVQTQLRVGEVGPDELAAGAEAWRCTLSFFLPSGAYATTAITQFFHALPEPV
- a CDS encoding B12-binding domain-containing radical SAM protein, translating into MPDEQGTEQHVTRTPGPPRVLVIWPPQVLSYFNAGHHLALYQVAGHLRAKLPDAEVRVCDATVQRLTWKDIGDDLYQRQYDVIAVMNDLDGIDGLRRFLTYAKELSPGSRTVTFGRLSGMNPGFFQQYDLDAIVHRGDFEPGVHAAVTAFLDGDGEGDREGDRDGTGDGNGDGGRAGSLPGVHRRLAGRWIETDRPGLFLEPEEWVLPGPDEIPYDRYDETYGNDANKFCGIPKRRELVVPAARGCPIGCSYCEVHPIFGKRERRLSVDRVLRYIEDSFAESPFEYVAFYAPTFTLDRPWVMELCERLIAQGSRYPWKCATTMHHLDAELVRQMGRSGCVRVSVGLETLEPAGRGALPRAKHQDETDLDELSGWCAAAGVELNCFVIAGLPGTSVAGAQQTIATVHSLGGRARPTVYCPTEKMRPDLTESQMAGYNRQLFVPGSHDLTPGELHDAYGLVFGHQPDQTTVFRRIPQHEPSSPRVDTAPRPSTSEPS
- a CDS encoding pyridoxal phosphate-dependent aminotransferase, whose amino-acid sequence is MNRDTARAEHQPDAPFARPGGGLFRSTRVRRPGEVNLKSCGLLHPRAAAFHAATLGRIDPVEILTYPVYDDTYALVADHLQVSTDTLVLTPGSDPGLGMLLRAFPEARRIVIHTPNFGGWTKFARIADRTLDPVGPDPATGLFRPADLLDRLRQGPPAFVVVTLPHSYTGQLHEAAELRALADGVGEHGSLLVLDTAYLAFTEGGEELVRGLVGLPHVARVNSFSKSHGLSGARVAALALHPDQADRLFDLDPEAPVSGVSLALLRAALGAPELFTEVQAEVRRLRDVFGTLVEQALPGWRARPSGGNFVTFDVPEPALAASAFAFLHKHGYVTRDLSELPGLPAALRIAVSDEETVHRVTALLAEWRREQG